One window of the Cryptomeria japonica chromosome 7, Sugi_1.0, whole genome shotgun sequence genome contains the following:
- the LOC131032480 gene encoding protein NODULATION SIGNALING PATHWAY 2-like: MELCLETRFNIQDPIFYPSIGLDLMTCDDLLFCEPEGMITQFSDMSAGNSFSYGGTDVSDISSCCTETYQQGFLNSEDANSFMDFALDFEDPILAEATELHETPQVILPGQTLDEAESSRFTVENLLKAWAEALEKEAWELLKVISNRLQRRVSVTGTHLERAAYYFVNSPNPPEAPGSAGYRLMEEICKEASATAFQALYELFPYARFAHFTANQSILECFASSNSRKIHIVDFDVREGLQWPPLMEALAAQSGKRSLQLLRITAVKWEDDAGVGFKAARATARRLSGAAAALEIPFLYEEIRLQDLRQRLLWEEPDFCLVFNMMLDLPHMPCQRSEEEALKFLSLARHLPLPPAILTSASPVIHDGHVSDTVDYFCAMLESLEFGLPGEGLAMATRVMEHIFIAPKIRSRVSASHGKGLMEDKLRQLPSQCGFSDAGVEPSEEKIAQAWEVVGLNRGSLNYTVENYKNEIILKWRNRPLVSSSAWRCFV; encoded by the coding sequence ATGGAGCTCTGTCTGGAAACAAGATTTAATATCCAAGATCCGATTTTCTACCCATCAATAGGACTCGATCTCATGACCTGCGATGATTTGCTGTTTTGTGAACCGGAAGGCATGATCACTCAATTCAGTGACATGTCTGCGGGGAACAGTTTTTCTTATGGCGGAACAGATGTAAGTGATATTAGTTCATGCTGTACAGAAACTTATCAGCAGGGCTTCCTAAATTCTGAGGATGCTAATAGTTTCATGGATTTTGCCTTGGATTTCGAAGATCCAATACTAGCAGAGGCTACAGAATTACATGAAACTCCTCAAGTAATTCTTCCCGGGCAAACTCTTGACGAAGCGGAGAGCAGCAGATTTACTGTGGAAAACCTGTTAAAAGCCTGGGCCGAGGCTCTGGAAAAGGAGGCGTGGGAATTGCTCAAAGTAATTAGCAATCGTCTTCAACGGAGGGTTTCGGTTACCGGAACTCACTTGGAGAGAGCTGCGTACTATTTTGTTAACAGTCCGAATCCTCCGGAGGCGCCGGGAAGTGCAGGATACAGACTAATGGAAGAGATTTGTAAAGAGGCCTCTGCAACGGCGTTTCAGGCGCTTTACGAGCTCTTCCCTTACGCAAGGTTCGCTCATTTTACGGCGAACCAGAGCATCCTGGAGTGTTTTGCCTCGAGCAATTCGAGGAAAATTCACATCGTTGATTTTGATGTGAGGGAGGGTTTGCAGTGGCCGCCATTAATGGAAGCTCTGGCCGCTCAGAGCGGGAAAAGATCGTTGCAACTGCTTCGCATAACGGCTGTGAAATGGGAGGACGACGCCGGCGTGGGATTCAAAGCGGCGAGAGCGACTGCTCGCAGGCTTTCCGGCGCCGCTGCTGCCCTCGAAATTCCCTTCTTGTACGAAGAAATCAGATTACAGGACCTCCGGCAGCGTCTTCTTTGGGAGGAGCCTGATTTTTGCCTGGTATTCAATATGATGCTCGATTTGCCACATATGCCGTGCCAGCGAAGCGAAGAGGAAGCACTCAAGTTTCTCTCACTGGCCCGCCATTTGCCCCTTCCCCCGGCAATTCTGACGTCAGCATCGCCGGTTATCCACGATGGCCACGTTAGCGACACGGTGGACTATTTCTGCGCCATGCTAGAATCTCTGGAATTCGGTCTGCCCGGCGAGGGCTTGGCAATGGCCACACGTGTGATGGAGCACATCTTCATCGCTCCCAAGATCCGGTCAAGGGTTTCGGCTTCGCACGGCAAAGGATTAATGGAGGACAAGCTACGGCAACTTCCCAGTCAGTGTGGATTCAGCGACGCAGGCGTTGAGCCGAGCGAAGAGAAAATAGCGCAGGCCTGGGAGGTGGTCGGATTGAACAGAGGATCGCTGAATTACACAGTAGAAAACTACAAGAATGAAATAATTCTGAAATGGCGCAATAGGCCTCTAGTGTCTTCTTCCGCCTGGAGATGTTTTGTATAA